DNA sequence from the Amycolatopsis sp. Hca4 genome:
CGAACGCTTCCTGAGAGGCGCCCCAGCTTCATGCAGGTGGGTGAGGGCCTGCCGGTAGGACTCGACGAGGCTCGTCTGCAGGTAGGGGATGCCCAGCTCGGCGCAGTAGGTTTGCACGATCGGCTGGGCCCGCCGCAGGTGCGGCGACGGCATGCTGGGGAACAGGTGGTGCTCGATCTGGTAGTTGAGCCCGCCGAGGGCGACGTCGGTGACGAGCCCGCCGCGGACGTTGCGCGAGGTCAGCACCTGCTTGCGGAGGAAGTCGAGCTCGGTGCGCCCGGTCAGCGTCGGCATGCCCTTGTGGTTGGGCGCGAAGATCGATCCCATGTAGACACCCCAGAGCCCCTGGTGCACGGCGAAGAACAACAGCGCCATCCCGGGGGAGAGCAGGGTGAACAGCGCGCTGAAGTAGAGGACGAAGTGCGCGGCCAGCAGGACGGCTTCCGTCTTACGGCGCCGCAGGCCCGGCTTGCGGACCGCGCGGATGCCGGACCAGTGCAGGTTGAGGCCTTCGAGGGTGAGCAGCGGGAAGAACAGGAACGCCTGGTACCGCCCGATGAACCGCGGCACGCCACGGCTGGCGCGCGCCTGGTCCTTCGACCAGACGAGGATGTCCGGATCGACGTCCGGGTCGAGCTCCTCGTGGTTCGGGTTGGCGTGGTGGCGGGTGTGCTTATCCATCCACCAGCCGTAGCTCATCCCGATCCCGAGGTTCCCGGCGAGCATCCCGGCGATTTCGGTGGGCCGCCGGCGCCGGAACACCTGTTTGTGGGCGAGATCGTGCGAGAGCAGGGCGACCTGCCCGAACATGACGGCCATGAACGCGGCGACGGCGAGCTGCCACCAGGAGTCGCCCAGCAGCGCGAAGGCCACCCAGCCGGCGGCGAACAACCCGGCGACGAGCCCGATCCGGGCGGTGTAGTAGCCGGGACGGCGCTTCATCAGGCCGGCGGCGGAGATGCGGTGGCTCAGCCGGGCGAAGTCGCTGCCGACCTGGTTCTCGGTGGTGGTCACCCACCCGAGTCTTCGCGCCCGCGGGGTGTCCCGGAATGTGGTGCGCTCGAAGGACTTTCGGGGGGCCAGCCCTACCGGCCGCGCTGGTATACGCGCGGCCGGCCGGGTGTCAGCTGATGTACTCC
Encoded proteins:
- a CDS encoding acyl-CoA desaturase; the encoded protein is MTTTENQVGSDFARLSHRISAAGLMKRRPGYYTARIGLVAGLFAAGWVAFALLGDSWWQLAVAAFMAVMFGQVALLSHDLAHKQVFRRRRPTEIAGMLAGNLGIGMSYGWWMDKHTRHHANPNHEELDPDVDPDILVWSKDQARASRGVPRFIGRYQAFLFFPLLTLEGLNLHWSGIRAVRKPGLRRRKTEAVLLAAHFVLYFSALFTLLSPGMALLFFAVHQGLWGVYMGSIFAPNHKGMPTLTGRTELDFLRKQVLTSRNVRGGLVTDVALGGLNYQIEHHLFPSMPSPHLRRAQPIVQTYCAELGIPYLQTSLVESYRQALTHLHEAGAPLRKRS